In Lates calcarifer isolate ASB-BC8 linkage group LG15, TLL_Latcal_v3, whole genome shotgun sequence, one genomic interval encodes:
- the hamp gene encoding hepcidin-1 translates to MKAFSIAVAVTLVLAFICILESSAIPFPGVQELEEAGSNDTPVAAHQEMSMESWMMPNHIRQKRQSHLSLCRVCCNCCKNKGCGFCCRF, encoded by the exons ATGAAGGCATTCAGCATTGCAGTTGCAGTGACACTCGTGCTCGCCTTTATTTGCATTCTGGAGAGCTCTGCCATCCCATTCCCTGGG GTGCAAGAGCTAGAGGAGGCAGGGAGCAATGACACTCCAGTTGCGGCACATCAAGAGATGTCAATGGAATCGTGGATG ATGCCGAATCACATCAGGCAGAAGCGCCAGAGCCACCTCTCCCTGTGCCGCGTCTGCTGCAACTGCTGCAAGAACAAGGGCTGTGGTTTCTGCTGTAGGTTCTGA